One Hordeum vulgare subsp. vulgare chromosome 4H, MorexV3_pseudomolecules_assembly, whole genome shotgun sequence DNA window includes the following coding sequences:
- the LOC123448708 gene encoding protein ENHANCED DISEASE RESISTANCE 4, whose product MASANTGAFRLVRCPKCLNILPEPANVSVYQCGGCNTTLRAKIRASDAQNVATKQVQQDSRDYSVVPSETVSNGVSTKQVRQDSGNYSVVTSVSNGVSPQSKELGSIGAAADDSITLGASSSEMEQEGNGTGSSEKGDIMSDEENVMEVPNTESSQDNNSGDDDTNGEIEDLAALIQPSGSGNGTQIVDSDKEENNTVEQSAENSEDCKINEDGDRESSLNTSEHNMPSSEERELASNLPECEEIGARKAEPAASKKSKLVRVQSRSCDLREVPGVSVDLLDFHSSRTSFQSKSFRASEPLQSKIMKTVDELKGDLSEIFNKPSDCKPRAHPPHPLKQDGYSQPLTAYHPAVKHSGYASRLSRSGQVAPHGHGLPLPRYGRRSAYSYIRSGQLEMRPCPHQCHHSCRPPRCSSWKQEPAPHKPPAKEIKRRPASRNLCRPVLRGAPFVLCSNCMKLVQLPTDFAIPSRGTRRLRCGSCAQVLSYSYRDPNRRKLQSPFGGDESSTDDSEIHQVGDGHNTAAHQAEPYSYSYSEEYGISAGASYSTEDERPLHVSRNSSFNTIDETSTKESKLHRLMGYSSASELMRHSPDLYESFTRRTPNARTYDVKGKGVCVTDGSDAKHAAVKGSKPKEKRMGLPFQGMFKKGIH is encoded by the exons ATGGCAAGTGCAAACACAGGCGCGTTTCGCCTTGTGAGGTGCCCAAAGTGTCTTAACATTCTACCAGAACCTGCAAATGTTTCTGTCTACCAGTGCGGTGGATGCAACACCACTCTTAGAG CTAAAATCCGTGCCAGTGATGCACAAAATGTGGCCACCAAACAAGTTCAGCAAGATTCCCGGGATTACTCTGTTGTTCCCTCTGAAACTGTGAGCAAtggggtgtcgacaaaacaagttcGGCAAGACTCTGGTAATTACTCTGTTGTTACCTCTGTGAGCAATGGGGTGTCTCCCCAAAGCAAGGAACTGGGTTCTATTGGTGCTGCTGCGGATGATTCCATCACTCTTGGTGCTTCAAGCAGCGAGATGGAGCAAGAGGGCAATGGCACCGGAAGCAGTGAGAAGGGTGATATTATGTCAGATGAGGAGAATGTTATGGAGGTTCCAAATACTGAGAGCAGCCAAGACAACAATTCTGGTGACGATGACACCAATGGAGAAATAGAAGATCTTGCTGCCCTTATACAACCCAGTGGCAGTGGGAATGGCACACAGATAGTAGATTCTGACAAAGAAGAGAACAACACGGTAGAGCAAAGCGCAGAGAATTCAGAGGATTGCAAAATAAACGAAGatggtgatagggaaagcagcctGAATACCTCAGAGCATAACATGCCTTCATCCGAGGAAAGAGAATTAGCTAGCAATTTGCCAGAATGTGAGGAGATTGGAGCACGCAAAGCTGAACCTGCGGCAAGCAAGAAAAGCAAGCTGGTAAGGGTGCAATCTCGGTCTTGTGATCTCCGAGAAGTGCCTGGAGTATCAGTTGACTTGCTTGATTTCCACTCTTCCCGAACTTCATTCCAGTCAAAAAGCTTCAGGGCAAGCGAACCTCTTCAATCAAAGATTATGAAGACGGTGGATGAATTGAAAGGTGACCTTTCTGAAATCTTCAATAAACCTTCAGATTGCAAGCCAAGGGCACACCCTCCCCATCCGCTGAAACAAGATGGTTACAGCCAACCTCTTACAGCTTACCATCCTGCTGTCAAGCATTCGGGCTATGCATCTCGCCTGAGTAGGTCTGGCCAAGTTGCTCCCCATGGCCATGGACTGCCCTTACCGCGGTATGGCCGGCGCAGCGCCTATTCATACATTCGTAGTGGGCAACTGGAAATGAGACCTTGCCCTCACCAATGCCATCATAGCTGCCGCCCACCCCGTTGCAGCTCCTGGAAACAAGAACCTGCACCGCACAAGCCACCGGCTAAGGAGATAAAGCGGCGGCCTGCCTCGAGAAATCTCTGCCGGCCAGTCCTAAGGGGCGCGCCATTCGTCCTTTGCTCCAACTGTATGAAGCTCGTGCAGCTGCCCACCGATTTTGCCATTCCGAGCAGAGGAACACGCAGGCTGCGGTGTGGCTCCTGCGCGCAGGTTCTCTCCTACTCTTACAGAGACCCCAACAGAAGGAAACTTCAGTCACCATTTGGGGGTGACGAGTCCAGCACAGATGACTCGGAAATTCACCAGGTAGGTGATGGCCATAACACTGCTGCCCATCAAGCTGAACCATATTCGTACTCATACTCGGAAGAATACGGTATCTCGGCTGGTGCGAGCTATTCTACCGAGGACGAGCGACCCTTGCATGTGTCAAGGAACTCATCTTTCAACACCATTGATGAAACAAGTACCAAGGAGTCTAAGCTTCATCGGTTGATGGGGTACTCTTCGGCGAGTGAGCTGATGCGGCATTCTCCTGATCTGTATGAGAGTTTCACCAGACGAACGCCTAATGCAAGAACATATGACGTGAAGGGGAAAGGCGTTTGCGTGACTGATGGTTCAGATGCTAAACATGCTGCGGTGAAGGGATCAAAACCAAAAGAGAAAAGAATGGGCTTGCCATTCCAAGGGATGTTCAAGAAAGGGATTCATTGA
- the LOC123448709 gene encoding uncharacterized protein LOC123448709, translating to MASPPFQQPIPPVGRPRQGFRTAAAPAPSSPWPRARPSGLCAAPRCALRPSARSWPRPAVPWPCAPARARQWPHSPALGCVVAVCACPRQAVVGPVCACQRQAMAPTRSLVSRWLPARTAAFAPDIAYQRVLLRQSMRPLAGERVFRRREPKRIIRFVTAHGKERALSLRDYTL from the coding sequence ATGGCAAGCCCACCATTCCAACAGCCGATTCCTCCCGTCGGCCGCCCTCGACAAGGCTTTCGCACGGCCGCCGCGCCGGCTCCGAGCAGCCCCTGGCCGCGCGCACGTCCATCCGGCCTCTGCGCCGCGCCCCGATGTGCCTTGCGGCCGTCCGCCCGGTCGTGGCCGCGCCCGGCTGTGCCGTGGCCGTGTGCGCCTGCTCGCGCCAGGCAGTGGCCTCACTCGCCCGCGCTCGGCTGTGTCGTGGCCGTGTGCGCCTGCCCGCGCCAAGCCGTGGTCGGCCCCGTGTGCGCCTGCCAGCGCCAAGCCATGGCCCCGACGAGGAGCTTGGTTTCGAGATGGCTCCCAGCGCGCACGGCCGCCTTTGCCCCTGACATCGCCTATCAACGCGTCCTTCTGCGGCAAAGCATGCGGCCGCTGGCCGGCGAGCGAGTGTTCCGGCGGCGTGAGCCCAAACGAATCATTCGATTCGTAACCGCACATGGAAAGGAGAGAGCCTTATCTCTTCGTGATTATACACTTTAG